The Sphingobacterium bambusae genome includes a window with the following:
- a CDS encoding DHH family phosphoesterase has product MLTGQIHLHLLSEPKNIVITTHHKPDGDALGSSLGLYHWLKAKGHHVEIVLSSDFPTFLDWMPGREEVIIYPTAKEQSEHLLANADIIFCLDYSAISRTNILEPLIRAASGQKWMIDHHLDPEDFASLSYWDSNAAATAQLIYTFICSVNGDREGMSPEIATCLYAGIMTDTGSFRFRSTTAAVHQIIASLIDAGAKNWEIHEQVYNSSTENRLKFLGYCLLNCLEVIPEYNTAVFSVSKEDLQKFDVTTGDTEGLVNYALSVKGIRLAALFIDRTELIKLSLRSIGDIPCNEICKKYFNGGGHLNASGGSSSDELSQVVNKFKSILPAYKEILTK; this is encoded by the coding sequence ATGCTGACAGGACAAATACATTTACATTTACTTTCCGAACCTAAGAATATCGTTATCACCACCCATCATAAGCCTGATGGCGACGCTTTAGGCTCATCTCTGGGTTTGTACCATTGGCTCAAAGCTAAAGGACACCACGTGGAGATAGTATTATCATCCGACTTTCCTACATTTTTGGATTGGATGCCCGGTCGCGAAGAGGTAATTATTTATCCCACGGCGAAAGAACAATCCGAACACTTATTGGCAAATGCGGACATCATTTTTTGCCTAGACTACAGTGCTATAAGTCGAACCAACATTCTAGAGCCTCTTATCCGCGCTGCGTCGGGTCAAAAATGGATGATCGATCATCACCTAGATCCGGAAGACTTTGCGAGCTTAAGTTATTGGGACTCCAATGCGGCGGCAACTGCACAGCTTATCTATACGTTCATCTGTTCAGTAAACGGAGACCGAGAAGGCATGAGCCCAGAAATCGCGACCTGCCTCTATGCAGGAATCATGACTGATACGGGTTCTTTCCGTTTTCGTTCGACTACGGCGGCGGTACACCAAATTATCGCGTCATTGATCGACGCAGGAGCGAAAAATTGGGAGATACACGAGCAAGTTTACAACAGCTCCACCGAGAATCGACTGAAGTTTTTGGGATACTGTTTGCTCAACTGCCTAGAAGTTATTCCGGAATATAATACTGCTGTATTTTCGGTCAGCAAAGAAGATCTGCAGAAGTTTGATGTAACTACTGGAGACACAGAAGGCTTAGTGAATTATGCCCTTTCGGTAAAAGGAATTCGTTTAGCTGCTTTATTTATTGACAGAACCGAATTAATTAAATTATCTTTGCGATCAATTGGAGATATTCCATGTAATGAGATTTGTAAAAAGTACTTTAATGGGGGCGGGCATTTAAATGCTTCTGGTGGTAGTTCGAGTGACGAACTGAGCCAGGTTGTCAATAAATTCAAGTCTATTTTACCAGCATATAAAGAAATATTAACAAAATAA
- a CDS encoding DinB family protein, translating to MKTYIIRPLMISLMTLLMATASKTVFCYEKVAKNLHYAIDSLSGIDSLLQYFEQTTNDLEKQVSGLSAAQLAFKPAADKWSVSQCLEHIVLSETMLFEMAKKELQKEAQPQRRKEVKVTNENLKQMMGDRTQKFQAPQELQPLGKYTDSKTALSEFKTARAPVLAYIKQADEEDLRNHISEYPTGTVNGYQNLLFIAAHMARHIKQIEEIKANPNFPKQ from the coding sequence ATGAAAACGTATATTATTCGTCCACTTATGATAAGTCTGATGACGCTCTTGATGGCAACAGCGTCCAAAACAGTATTTTGCTACGAGAAGGTCGCAAAAAACCTGCATTACGCTATAGATTCTTTATCTGGAATCGACTCGCTGCTGCAATACTTTGAACAGACGACAAACGATTTAGAAAAACAGGTATCGGGGCTTAGCGCAGCACAATTGGCTTTCAAGCCTGCTGCCGATAAATGGTCGGTTAGTCAGTGTTTGGAACATATCGTACTTTCGGAAACCATGCTTTTCGAGATGGCTAAAAAAGAGCTCCAAAAAGAGGCACAACCGCAGCGCCGTAAAGAAGTTAAGGTTACCAATGAAAACCTCAAACAGATGATGGGCGACCGCACACAAAAATTTCAAGCACCACAAGAATTGCAGCCCTTGGGAAAGTATACAGATAGCAAAACCGCTCTATCTGAATTTAAAACTGCACGAGCGCCAGTCTTAGCGTATATTAAGCAAGCGGATGAAGAAGATCTACGAAACCATATTAGTGAATATCCTACCGGTACGGTAAATGGTTATCAAAACCTACTTTTTATTGCCGCTCACATGGCGCGACACATCAAGCAGATTGAAGAAATAAAAGCCAATCCCAACTTTCCAAAACAATAG
- a CDS encoding asparaginase yields MQNIFIIYTGGTIGMVKDPDTGTFVPFDFELIARNLPDLARLNYKLTVHSFTPIIDSSNMRPSIWVEMAQIIKDNYEHYDGFVILHGSDTMSFSASILSFMLEGLQKPVILSGSQLPIGEIRTDARENMMTALEIASAKENGKSIIQEVCILFDNKLFRGNRSFKYNSAKFEAFRSPNYPVLAEAGIHINYNREALLNNNDKQFIMHTKLDDHVGMLKLFPGISPKFIQSILDADVRSIVMETFGSGNTMTDDWFLDMLAAAVKKGKNILDISQCKVGSVELGRYETSQGLKAIGILNGYDMTFEAAVTKLMYLQGHFEDQESVAYWIERDIRGELTVND; encoded by the coding sequence ATGCAGAACATATTTATCATTTACACCGGCGGAACAATAGGGATGGTAAAAGATCCAGATACCGGTACATTCGTTCCATTTGATTTCGAGCTCATTGCTCGCAATCTACCCGATCTAGCGCGTCTAAACTACAAGTTGACCGTCCATTCCTTTACACCAATTATTGATTCCTCGAATATGAGGCCTTCCATTTGGGTAGAAATGGCGCAAATCATCAAAGACAACTACGAGCATTATGATGGCTTTGTTATCCTACATGGATCGGATACGATGTCGTTCTCTGCCTCTATTTTGAGCTTCATGCTCGAGGGATTGCAGAAGCCGGTCATCCTTTCCGGATCGCAATTGCCAATCGGCGAAATTCGAACGGACGCGCGCGAAAATATGATGACCGCACTGGAAATTGCCTCGGCAAAGGAAAACGGGAAGTCGATCATCCAAGAAGTATGTATCCTCTTCGACAACAAGCTCTTCCGCGGAAACCGATCGTTCAAATATAATTCGGCAAAGTTCGAAGCATTTCGTTCACCCAACTATCCCGTTTTAGCGGAAGCAGGGATACACATCAACTACAACAGGGAAGCCTTGCTCAACAATAACGACAAGCAATTCATCATGCACACCAAATTAGACGACCATGTGGGCATGTTAAAGTTGTTCCCAGGCATCAGTCCCAAATTTATTCAGTCAATTCTGGATGCCGACGTCCGCAGTATCGTAATGGAAACATTTGGATCGGGTAATACCATGACCGACGACTGGTTTTTGGATATGCTAGCAGCAGCGGTCAAGAAGGGCAAGAATATTCTCGATATTTCGCAATGCAAGGTAGGGTCAGTGGAACTTGGGCGATATGAAACATCACAAGGACTTAAGGCTATCGGTATACTAAACGGTTACGATATGACTTTCGAAGCGGCTGTTACAAAGTTAATGTACCTTCAAGGTCATTTTGAAGATCAGGAGTCCGTAGCCTATTGGATTGAGCGCGACATTCGCGGCGAGCTGACCGTGAACGATTAA
- a CDS encoding sensor histidine kinase encodes MRNYNKILYALITILVIYTASFVVFIMYSITNFAFSDFYKRLELRRNLAAEKMFNGERVATEWSLTYVEELNKQHEFIVEFDEHNHIVHSSGFNKELWQQIDKTGTSNFKIGNTFYSTKLYLQKGRRYILGVSAENYFYTHHLNYLRNLLIIALLLGVLFVIVVSLLVKRSFIKPISELIGEVEKIGSENLYLRLTVNRDSGVLSKLASTFNQMLTRIETSFETQKNFVSNASHELNTPLTSIIGIADLALSKERKVEEYKQSIQKIADAAENLEKKTSALLLLARTGFENNNLTFKPVRIDQIVMDAEMTVKAINEHFHIKTDFSMLPDDSMKLKVNGSAPLLQLAISNIVSNACKYSTNRTAYVALGAFDKGVLLLIRDEGIGIPEEELSYIYDPYFRASNTTNFSGYGIGLPLARNIVKMHNGQLTVSSALGKGTTVRIELPTIDRKLL; translated from the coding sequence ATGCGTAACTACAATAAGATTCTTTATGCATTAATTACCATTCTAGTGATTTACACCGCATCCTTTGTGGTGTTCATCATGTATTCCATCACGAATTTTGCATTTTCCGATTTTTACAAACGATTGGAACTGCGACGTAACTTGGCGGCAGAAAAGATGTTCAACGGAGAACGTGTCGCAACGGAATGGTCTTTGACCTATGTGGAAGAACTCAACAAGCAACATGAATTTATTGTTGAATTTGATGAGCACAACCACATCGTGCACAGCAGCGGATTTAATAAAGAATTATGGCAGCAAATTGATAAAACAGGGACGAGTAATTTCAAGATCGGCAATACATTTTATTCGACGAAGTTGTATTTGCAAAAAGGAAGACGCTACATACTCGGTGTTTCTGCAGAGAATTATTTTTACACCCATCACTTAAATTATTTAAGAAATCTGCTAATTATTGCGCTTTTGCTGGGCGTACTATTTGTTATCGTCGTGTCGCTGTTGGTAAAGCGCTCTTTCATTAAGCCGATCAGCGAGCTCATCGGTGAGGTGGAAAAGATCGGATCAGAGAACCTATACTTACGCTTGACCGTTAATAGGGATAGTGGCGTATTAAGTAAGCTAGCTAGTACATTCAATCAAATGCTGACCCGAATTGAAACATCCTTTGAGACACAAAAAAATTTCGTGAGTAATGCTTCACATGAACTGAACACACCGCTCACATCAATCATTGGAATAGCGGATTTGGCTTTATCCAAAGAACGCAAAGTCGAGGAGTACAAACAATCTATTCAAAAAATTGCTGATGCAGCCGAAAATTTGGAAAAGAAAACAAGTGCACTGCTGTTACTTGCACGAACAGGATTTGAAAACAATAACCTAACCTTCAAACCGGTGCGCATCGATCAGATCGTGATGGATGCAGAAATGACCGTTAAGGCCATCAACGAACATTTTCATATTAAGACAGATTTTAGTATGCTTCCCGATGATAGCATGAAGCTGAAGGTCAATGGATCGGCTCCGCTTCTACAACTCGCCATCTCAAACATTGTTTCCAATGCTTGTAAATATTCAACCAATCGGACGGCATATGTAGCCTTGGGAGCTTTCGATAAAGGTGTATTACTGCTCATTCGTGATGAGGGTATTGGCATCCCTGAAGAAGAACTGTCATACATTTATGACCCTTATTTTCGCGCTTCAAATACCACTAATTTTTCTGGATATGGAATCGGTCTCCCACTAGCAAGAAATATTGTGAAGATGCACAATGGGCAGCTCACAGTGTCTTCCGCCCTAGGAAAAGGAACTACCGTACGGATAGAATTGCCAACCATTGATCGAAAACTGTTGTAA
- a CDS encoding SRPBCC domain-containing protein: protein MKTSTYHINIQRPAAHVFETMLTRDTYRQWTAEFDPSSDFEGGWNKGDKIYFLGPSEHGKRQGMIAEIVEHIPNSFISIRHYGIVDGDNEITDGPKVEAWAGAFENYTFLESEGHTSLTVELDTNEEYAAYFDEAWPRALRKLKEICEH from the coding sequence ATGAAGACATCAACCTATCATATCAACATACAAAGGCCGGCAGCGCATGTCTTTGAAACGATGCTGACCCGAGATACCTACAGACAGTGGACTGCGGAATTTGATCCGAGTTCCGATTTTGAGGGCGGTTGGAACAAAGGCGACAAGATTTATTTTCTCGGACCTTCGGAGCATGGAAAACGTCAAGGCATGATTGCAGAAATTGTTGAGCATATCCCCAATTCATTTATATCGATTAGGCACTATGGCATCGTTGATGGCGATAACGAAATCACCGATGGGCCGAAAGTCGAAGCATGGGCTGGAGCCTTCGAAAACTACACGTTCTTGGAGAGCGAAGGACATACCAGCTTGACGGTAGAGCTGGATACCAACGAAGAGTATGCGGCATACTTCGATGAAGCTTGGCCCAGAGCACTTCGCAAGCTAAAGGAAATTTGTGAACACTAA
- a CDS encoding PQQ-binding-like beta-propeller repeat protein translates to MRNTIILSILLFVAVIGASIYYFADLNGSEKEGLRPLTFLPKETYLVSTFHNDATTDNIFKDFELFEALIGKQDMKQWQLWKAKLLRNASLQPYVNGSDLYLSFHPEGEKIVSLFSIPTSEPIEVESLAAVMAEVGKEFNVTHRDTLGARIFHLHSGNKDSIFHIAYHKQIFFASYSDSLINRVLDNNQPKLDKHAIDYFAENNSRNSPLSVYFLHDEVAKISQHLMRNRPGNNIGLFTSIGGQSAWNLNFKNDALILSGESETMRDRKNYLEVFGRQSKTTQSLFNYFPENTATYMAFAISDPALFQDDLQKMFKERGESEKLSDQLQQLERNSNLSLNKEIRQIFGNEFAVVEQSNQTSLAFVALHDSSQLSQNIDRISTETGDSIFRFDQSNVLYALFGDPLKSFTRPYFMKHENSIVVANSQSLLQDFKRDMRRENLLINTLGFKNFEKIQGNEANVTYFQRTRTSSALIGNLLKPAFRENFRDSDDFGFQDFYSWSLQISGNNGDFLSNIYAIYKSKTALGATPEWSYTFENRPITAPWVFEHSDTSQFILIQEQDHTVHGIHPSGKQLWSAVFHGRVVGEAQQLADRSIVLVTDRNRLYRFDSSGNGLPGFSLGLSAEPSYTPTVAELNGQQLIFIPAGNELLVYDLEGKRMENWSNEKLAGNILFDVKARNSQVFIGTENGHFYQYDANGKLIKQEVINGGHFRNPLAFIAQEDAGSTLIAIDTANNFVTIDFKQPATKRTVGNWHGKSILAFDHMGATPANRLIVLDGKKLSTLQLPDGSPLYDFTFTQAAEDRPQFFANGSLLGIASRENGLIYIFDDKGTVVNGFPIESMPLFYYGKIDYNSATYLLCVRRDRKLYAFKHD, encoded by the coding sequence ATGAGAAATACCATTATACTTTCAATTTTACTGTTCGTCGCTGTCATCGGCGCTTCCATATATTACTTCGCAGACTTAAACGGTAGCGAGAAAGAAGGTCTGCGTCCACTGACGTTTTTGCCCAAAGAGACGTATCTCGTTAGCACATTTCACAATGATGCGACGACCGATAATATCTTCAAGGATTTCGAGCTATTTGAGGCGTTAATCGGCAAACAGGATATGAAGCAATGGCAATTGTGGAAGGCTAAGCTGCTACGTAACGCATCCTTACAGCCCTACGTCAACGGTTCGGATCTGTACCTTTCGTTTCATCCGGAGGGCGAGAAGATCGTTTCGCTTTTCAGCATTCCAACAAGTGAGCCCATCGAAGTAGAGAGTCTTGCGGCTGTCATGGCAGAGGTGGGTAAAGAATTCAACGTTACGCACCGCGACACCTTGGGTGCTCGTATTTTCCACCTTCACAGTGGTAATAAGGATAGTATTTTCCATATTGCCTATCATAAACAGATATTCTTTGCGAGTTACTCGGACAGCCTAATAAACCGGGTGCTTGATAACAACCAGCCTAAGCTAGACAAACATGCAATCGATTACTTTGCGGAGAACAACAGCAGAAATTCGCCGTTAAGCGTTTACTTCCTACACGATGAAGTCGCTAAAATTTCGCAACATCTGATGCGTAACCGTCCCGGTAACAACATTGGCCTTTTCACATCCATTGGAGGGCAATCTGCCTGGAATCTTAACTTCAAGAATGATGCACTGATCTTGAGTGGTGAGAGTGAAACCATGCGCGACAGAAAAAATTACCTAGAGGTCTTCGGTAGGCAAAGCAAAACCACGCAAAGTCTTTTCAATTACTTTCCAGAAAATACGGCCACCTACATGGCTTTTGCCATTAGCGATCCCGCGCTCTTCCAAGATGATCTACAAAAAATGTTCAAGGAACGGGGCGAATCGGAAAAATTGTCCGATCAGCTTCAGCAACTGGAACGCAACAGCAACCTATCCTTAAACAAGGAGATACGACAAATATTCGGAAATGAATTTGCGGTGGTCGAACAAAGCAATCAGACCTCACTAGCCTTTGTAGCCCTTCATGATTCATCGCAACTGAGTCAAAACATTGATCGTATTTCTACGGAAACAGGAGATTCCATATTCCGTTTCGATCAATCCAATGTGCTGTATGCCCTATTCGGCGACCCCTTAAAATCATTTACTCGTCCATATTTTATGAAGCACGAAAACAGCATTGTGGTCGCAAATAGCCAAAGCCTGTTGCAAGACTTCAAACGGGATATGCGCAGGGAGAACCTTTTGATCAACACACTAGGATTCAAGAACTTCGAAAAGATACAAGGTAACGAGGCCAATGTGACCTATTTTCAACGCACACGCACCTCTTCCGCCTTAATCGGCAATTTGCTGAAACCCGCTTTTCGCGAGAACTTCCGCGACAGCGACGACTTCGGGTTTCAAGACTTCTACTCTTGGTCGCTCCAAATATCGGGAAACAACGGAGATTTTCTATCCAACATTTACGCCATCTATAAAAGTAAAACTGCCTTAGGAGCTACACCAGAATGGAGCTACACGTTCGAGAACCGCCCTATTACGGCACCTTGGGTGTTTGAACATTCCGACACTAGTCAATTCATCCTTATACAGGAGCAAGATCATACGGTTCATGGCATACATCCTTCCGGAAAGCAACTTTGGTCGGCTGTGTTTCATGGACGCGTGGTCGGCGAAGCTCAACAATTGGCAGATCGATCGATTGTACTTGTCACGGATCGCAACCGCCTGTACCGGTTCGACAGTAGCGGCAACGGCTTGCCGGGCTTTTCGTTGGGTTTGAGTGCGGAACCAAGCTATACGCCTACCGTTGCTGAACTTAACGGACAACAGCTTATTTTTATCCCCGCCGGTAACGAGCTTTTGGTGTACGATCTGGAAGGCAAGCGTATGGAAAATTGGAGTAACGAGAAATTGGCTGGCAACATTCTTTTTGATGTTAAAGCACGCAATAGTCAAGTTTTTATAGGCACCGAAAATGGTCATTTCTACCAATATGATGCGAATGGAAAACTGATTAAGCAAGAAGTCATTAATGGTGGTCATTTCCGAAATCCGCTTGCTTTTATTGCGCAGGAAGATGCCGGCAGCACGCTCATAGCGATAGACACCGCCAACAATTTCGTGACGATAGATTTTAAGCAGCCTGCAACAAAACGAACAGTAGGAAATTGGCATGGTAAATCGATCTTGGCTTTTGACCACATGGGCGCTACGCCAGCAAACAGATTGATTGTCCTAGATGGCAAGAAACTTTCCACACTTCAGCTTCCAGACGGCTCTCCACTATATGACTTTACCTTCACGCAAGCGGCAGAAGACAGACCACAGTTTTTCGCCAACGGAAGCCTTCTAGGCATCGCTTCGCGCGAAAATGGGCTGATTTATATTTTCGACGACAAAGGCACTGTGGTAAACGGCTTCCCAATAGAATCTATGCCGCTCTTTTATTACGGCAAAATAGACTATAATAGTGCTACCTATTTATTGTGTGTGCGCAGGGACCGAAAACTGTATGCCTTTAAGCATGATTAA
- a CDS encoding TatD family hydrolase, producing the protein MSTKPYTLTDTHTHIYYHLADAKLDEQLSRCFEQGIDRLFLPNVDSDSIAPVFATVEAYPANCFPMLGLHPCSVKENFREELRIIEEALSAYKVYAIGEIGLDLYWDKTTLSWQKEAFRIQVEWAKSLGLPIDIHCREAFDELFELLDELKDDKLFGILHCFTGDLEQAKKAIDLGFSLGIGGVVTFKKSGLDAVVKEIDMVHIVLETDAPYLAPVPFRGKENESSYLHYIAQKVADIKETDIRHIADISTANSRKIFGI; encoded by the coding sequence ATGTCCACTAAACCCTATACACTGACTGATACGCATACCCATATCTACTACCATCTAGCCGATGCAAAATTGGATGAGCAGCTATCCCGTTGTTTCGAACAAGGAATAGATCGCTTGTTTCTTCCAAACGTAGACAGCGATTCTATAGCGCCGGTTTTTGCCACCGTAGAAGCTTATCCAGCCAACTGTTTCCCAATGTTGGGTTTACATCCATGTTCTGTTAAAGAAAACTTCCGAGAGGAGCTTCGTATCATCGAAGAGGCGCTATCTGCTTATAAGGTGTATGCTATCGGAGAAATTGGTCTTGATCTTTACTGGGACAAAACCACACTTTCTTGGCAAAAAGAAGCCTTCCGCATTCAAGTCGAATGGGCGAAATCGTTGGGACTACCTATAGACATACATTGCCGTGAAGCTTTTGACGAATTGTTTGAACTACTTGACGAGCTTAAAGATGACAAACTGTTCGGTATCCTACATTGTTTCACGGGAGACTTAGAGCAGGCTAAAAAGGCTATCGACCTTGGTTTTTCCCTCGGTATTGGTGGCGTTGTGACATTTAAAAAATCGGGGTTGGATGCGGTAGTAAAGGAGATTGATATGGTCCATATCGTATTAGAAACCGATGCCCCCTACCTTGCTCCTGTCCCTTTTCGGGGGAAAGAAAATGAAAGCAGTTACTTACATTACATCGCCCAAAAAGTAGCAGATATCAAAGAAACGGATATTCGTCATATCGCCGATATCAGCACCGCAAATTCAAGAAAAATATTTGGAATTTAA
- a CDS encoding YoaK family protein, giving the protein MLRKYSNHRTQSDNVKLGALTAFSAGMVNVASVTVFFAFTSNITGYYAVFAQELSKGNWYQGAVVLLWILLFFMGSFLSNFVIVQGRGRWSQYISHAIPVILEFLSILFVGLYLDFFYSNSLQETEFLVAALLFAMGLQNGLTASISNSVVKTTHLTGLTTDLAILVSMFSKRQNRQNKALVDKFHLLLTIMTAYVIGGIFGGIGYLYLENGTFYLTCVILLVIALYDFYKLTRVKHLFDRRHKENCTA; this is encoded by the coding sequence ATGCTAAGAAAATATAGTAATCATCGTACACAGAGTGATAATGTAAAATTGGGGGCGTTGACGGCATTTTCTGCCGGGATGGTCAACGTGGCCTCGGTAACTGTTTTTTTTGCCTTTACATCTAACATAACAGGTTACTATGCGGTTTTTGCGCAAGAATTAAGTAAAGGCAATTGGTATCAAGGCGCAGTTGTGCTGTTGTGGATATTATTGTTTTTTATGGGCAGTTTCTTGTCCAACTTTGTTATTGTACAAGGTAGAGGACGCTGGAGCCAATACATATCCCATGCAATTCCCGTTATATTGGAATTTCTGAGTATTCTATTCGTAGGTTTGTATCTTGACTTCTTTTACAGTAACTCGCTGCAGGAAACCGAATTTCTGGTTGCCGCACTGCTCTTCGCTATGGGGCTTCAAAATGGTTTAACTGCGAGCATTTCCAATTCAGTTGTGAAAACAACGCACCTTACCGGCCTGACGACAGATTTGGCCATCTTGGTCTCGATGTTTAGTAAGCGGCAGAATCGGCAAAACAAAGCTTTGGTTGATAAATTTCACCTGCTTCTCACCATTATGACAGCCTACGTCATTGGTGGTATCTTCGGTGGTATTGGATATCTATATTTGGAAAACGGAACATTCTACCTAACCTGCGTCATCCTTTTGGTCATTGCGCTATACGACTTCTATAAGTTGACACGGGTGAAACATCTTTTTGATCGCAGGCATAAGGAAAACTGTACCGCATAA
- a CDS encoding FKBP-type peptidyl-prolyl cis-trans isomerase yields MKKSILFLSAAVAVLATAACQNFKKGDGGLEYNIVKDAGAEKAKAGDLLSVDMIVKSDRKDSLLQSTYDIGLPQIVNIAPDSIPGLYAGDYNSMFKFLGEGDSAVFRLNLDTMAAKTGQPKPEFADKYVTFTVKVRKHFKKGNLTDSALYAQIDSYFKGEIEGLKKSEESKLAGYIADKKLEPKKTASGLQYVIAEEGKGNKVVVGDTAVVNYTGRLVNGSIFDTNNAETAKKENKFNPMRPYEPLRFRVGHDPVIQGWTEGFQLLSKGSKATLLVPSSLGYGERGGGTIPPYAPLVFEIEVVDVIPGPKTEAPAPGPIVDSVATKK; encoded by the coding sequence ATGAAGAAATCAATTTTATTCCTTTCGGCAGCTGTCGCCGTTTTAGCGACTGCAGCTTGCCAGAACTTCAAAAAAGGTGATGGTGGTCTTGAATATAACATCGTAAAAGATGCCGGCGCAGAAAAAGCAAAAGCTGGCGACTTGCTATCGGTGGATATGATTGTAAAGTCAGACCGTAAAGATTCGTTATTGCAAAGTACATATGATATCGGTTTGCCACAAATCGTCAACATTGCTCCAGATTCTATCCCGGGCTTATACGCTGGTGACTACAACTCCATGTTCAAGTTTTTAGGAGAAGGTGATAGCGCGGTTTTCCGTTTAAACCTAGACACCATGGCTGCAAAAACAGGACAGCCAAAGCCTGAATTTGCAGACAAGTATGTTACGTTCACTGTAAAAGTTAGAAAGCACTTCAAAAAAGGAAATCTTACTGACTCTGCATTATACGCACAGATCGACAGCTACTTCAAAGGCGAGATCGAAGGCTTAAAGAAATCCGAAGAGAGCAAATTGGCCGGTTACATTGCCGACAAAAAATTGGAGCCTAAGAAAACAGCTTCAGGCCTTCAATATGTCATTGCTGAAGAAGGTAAAGGAAATAAAGTTGTCGTAGGTGATACTGCTGTTGTTAATTACACCGGCAGATTGGTGAACGGAAGCATCTTCGATACCAACAATGCTGAAACAGCGAAGAAAGAGAACAAATTTAATCCAATGCGTCCTTATGAGCCACTTCGTTTCCGTGTTGGACACGATCCTGTTATCCAAGGATGGACAGAAGGTTTCCAATTGTTAAGCAAAGGCAGCAAAGCAACATTATTGGTTCCTTCTAGCTTAGGTTACGGCGAGCGCGGTGGCGGTACCATCCCTCCATATGCACCTCTTGTTTTCGAAATCGAAGTAGTCGATGTGATTCCTGGACCGAAAACAGAAGCGCCTGCTCCTGGTCCTATCGTAGACTCTGTCGCAACAAAGAAATAA
- a CDS encoding response regulator transcription factor, translating into MQAKIGSMDGQRILLVEDERNVAEVIIQGLEEDGYQVIHATKYEDALHKLQNNAISLVILDVLLPEMNGLDICKNFRLLGYTDLPILMVTALGSPENVVLGLDSGADDYLSKPFKLIELKARVRTLIRRKQEITKQVQSVEKRLFTYKFLEIDDYKKIAYADGQELNLTSTEYRLLLLFIQAPQKVFERSELLDKVWGINFDIGSNVVDVYVNYLRKKIEKATPVKAIHTVIGMGYVLKIES; encoded by the coding sequence TTGCAAGCAAAGATCGGATCTATGGATGGACAACGTATATTACTAGTAGAGGATGAAAGAAATGTTGCCGAGGTCATCATACAGGGGCTGGAGGAAGATGGTTATCAGGTGATTCATGCTACCAAATATGAGGATGCGCTGCACAAGTTGCAAAACAATGCCATCAGCCTTGTTATCTTAGATGTGTTGCTCCCGGAAATGAATGGTTTGGACATCTGTAAGAACTTTCGTCTGTTGGGTTATACGGATCTACCCATACTGATGGTTACTGCACTCGGCAGTCCAGAAAATGTAGTGCTAGGGCTCGATAGCGGTGCTGATGACTACCTGTCCAAACCGTTTAAGCTTATCGAGCTTAAAGCACGCGTACGAACCCTCATACGACGTAAACAAGAAATTACTAAACAGGTGCAGTCGGTAGAAAAACGCCTATTCACCTACAAATTCCTAGAGATAGATGATTATAAGAAGATCGCTTACGCAGATGGTCAGGAGTTAAATCTCACGTCGACCGAATACAGGCTTTTACTCCTGTTTATACAGGCGCCTCAGAAGGTTTTTGAACGAAGTGAGCTCTTGGATAAGGTTTGGGGGATTAACTTTGATATCGGTTCAAATGTAGTCGATGTTTATGTGAACTATTTGCGGAAGAAGATCGAGAAAGCTACACCTGTAAAAGCAATACATACCGTCATCGGGATGGGCTACGTGTTAAAAATTGAAAGCTGA